In the genome of Ignavibacteriales bacterium, one region contains:
- a CDS encoding T9SS type A sorting domain-containing protein has protein sequence MIKNLLLLTFSFILLTGLLMAQRDKVRCVTHEYMEQLQAENPRLGDLLTTNEDRIQQFISQNPDMLSAETVVTIPVVVHVIWNTASQNISDAMIQSQIRVFNEDFRRILGTPGWNNNPVGADTKIEFRLADRDPNGNPHSGINRVQTAVTSWNYQTQNAQLKALSYWNSANFLNLWVANLSGGILGYAQFPGGAPATDGVVILWSAFGYNSPAVPYNLGRTATHEVGHWLNLYHTWGDVTNCSGTDLCNDTPPCSNQYFSSYPSCPNPVQCSGMERMIENYMDYSDDGCMNIYTVDQTSRMKASYQTSRTQLWVSLKEKIAVSSTGVDYNFTNLQGQTFATLNFSSLGTTDSVTVEVFPNLLPPNMPVGSKAVRRYFNVTPNGTGYNATLTVNYNDPEVVGFVNGDANLKLFKYTGGNWVYMGGTGNPTANTVTLSGVTSFSMWALSDPTDNPLPVELSTFTANVNESNVTLNWSTASEQNSHGFEIERALITLDFSNTTWEEIAFVPSHGTTTETKYYSYTDTKLNPGNYNYRLKMIDQDGSYDYSAVVNAQIETPAEYTLYQNYPNPFNPATVISYQLPTKGHVSLKVYDALGVEVASLLDEVKDAGSYDVNFDASNLTSGVYFYTLISNNFMQTNKMILVK, from the coding sequence ATGATCAAGAATCTACTTCTCCTGACCTTTTCTTTTATTCTACTGACCGGTTTGTTGATGGCTCAGCGTGATAAGGTAAGATGTGTCACGCATGAATATATGGAACAACTTCAGGCTGAAAATCCTCGTCTTGGTGATTTACTCACCACTAACGAAGATAGAATTCAGCAGTTCATTAGTCAAAATCCTGATATGTTATCTGCAGAGACTGTTGTTACGATTCCTGTAGTCGTACATGTAATTTGGAATACAGCTTCGCAAAATATTTCTGATGCAATGATACAATCACAGATAAGAGTGTTCAATGAAGATTTCAGACGTATACTTGGAACACCCGGCTGGAATAATAATCCCGTCGGTGCCGATACTAAAATTGAATTCCGTTTAGCTGACAGAGATCCAAACGGAAATCCTCATTCAGGAATTAACCGTGTTCAGACAGCAGTGACAAGCTGGAATTATCAAACCCAGAATGCACAGTTAAAAGCATTATCCTACTGGAACTCCGCAAACTTTTTGAATTTGTGGGTTGCGAATCTTAGCGGTGGTATTCTTGGTTACGCACAGTTCCCAGGCGGTGCACCAGCTACAGATGGAGTAGTAATTCTCTGGAGTGCATTTGGTTATAATTCACCTGCTGTCCCATATAATCTCGGAAGAACAGCAACACACGAAGTTGGTCATTGGCTGAATCTTTATCATACATGGGGTGATGTTACTAATTGTTCAGGCACTGATTTATGTAATGATACACCGCCGTGCAGCAATCAGTATTTTTCCAGCTACCCATCTTGCCCAAACCCGGTTCAATGTTCAGGTATGGAAAGAATGATTGAAAATTATATGGATTACTCTGATGATGGTTGTATGAATATTTATACTGTTGATCAAACTTCAAGAATGAAAGCTTCATATCAAACTTCAAGAACACAGCTTTGGGTATCACTGAAAGAAAAAATTGCTGTCAGTTCTACAGGAGTTGATTACAATTTTACAAATCTTCAGGGACAAACTTTTGCTACATTGAATTTTTCCAGTCTTGGCACCACAGATTCAGTCACTGTTGAAGTATTCCCTAATCTGCTTCCGCCTAATATGCCTGTAGGCAGTAAAGCAGTACGACGTTATTTTAATGTTACTCCTAACGGAACAGGTTACAATGCAACGTTGACTGTTAACTATAATGATCCTGAAGTAGTTGGTTTTGTAAATGGTGATGCTAATCTCAAACTATTCAAATATACCGGCGGTAATTGGGTTTATATGGGCGGGACGGGAAATCCCACCGCTAACACTGTTACATTAAGCGGAGTTACATCATTTAGTATGTGGGCGCTTAGTGATCCTACGGATAACCCGCTGCCTGTTGAGTTAAGTACCTTTACAGCAAATGTAAATGAATCAAACGTCACACTTAACTGGAGTACAGCTTCCGAGCAGAACAGTCATGGTTTTGAAATTGAAAGAGCTTTGATCACCCTTGATTTTTCAAATACGACCTGGGAAGAAATAGCATTCGTACCTTCACATGGTACAACCACTGAGACAAAATATTATTCGTACACTGATACTAAACTTAATCCCGGTAATTACAACTACAGGTTAAAGATGATTGACCAGGATGGAAGTTATGATTACAGCGCTGTGGTGAATGCTCAAATCGAAACTCCGGCTGAATACACATTGTACCAGAATTATCCTAATCCATTCAACCCTGCAACGGTTATTAGTTATCAATTACCGACTAAAGGTCATGTTTCATTAAAAGTTTATGACGCACTCGGTGTTGAAGTTGCAAGTTTGCTTGATGAAGTAAAAGATGCAGGTTCCTATGATGTTAACTTTGACGCATCTAATCTTACATCGGGAGTCTATTTCTACACTCTTATTTCAAATAACTTTATGCAGACAAATAAGATGATTCTTGTTAAGTAG
- a CDS encoding T9SS type A sorting domain-containing protein, which produces MKILISFLTVLLLSAITYSQQFDESIIKSEMEKYSGSFKAGKINYPGDTNIDVTFYNLDLKLTYSPNYLIGKVTVKAKALNTLTDFFLDLKTALNVDSVKSSGVNVSFTHSDNKINITLERNYLSGEEFEVDVFYQGLPVATGFGSIIYEIHNGTPVMYTLSEPYGANDWWPCKDTPADKADSSEVLITCDENLYAVSNGILAVIQTNPDQTKTYHWKSSYPIAHYLISFAVADYHIYYNYFNYSPTDSMPVIHYIFPDAFSGFQSELDKTTHMLEVFSDRFGLYPFINEKYGHAQFLGGGGMEHQTVSSMGTFNEGLVSHELAHQWFGDQITCRDWHHIWLNEGFATYATGLFYEVKYGNQSYHDYMNGIIPAAKFAQGSVYVQDITDPYYIFDGYRSYSKGAYILHMLRGIVGDSIFFSLLRSYTSSPNLNYGTAVTEDFQAVAESEYGSSLEYFFQEWIYGENYPKYLFNWYSEQTGSGYELRLAVEQELNTSPMFFTMPIKIKIERASGDTTITILNDQQYQQFIIGLTEEPIAVTFDPDNWILKNLTITTNVEGEPADVKYRLEQNYPNPFNPTTIINYSIDRKNSGAFVTLKVYDLLGNEISALVEETKQSGDYTVEFIASDELASGIYFYRLTTGEHSHSKKMLLLK; this is translated from the coding sequence ATGAAGATATTAATTTCTTTTCTAACGGTTTTACTTCTATCGGCGATAACTTATTCACAACAGTTTGATGAATCAATAATCAAATCTGAAATGGAAAAGTATTCCGGTTCTTTTAAGGCTGGGAAAATTAATTATCCCGGCGATACAAATATTGATGTGACATTTTATAATCTTGATCTGAAATTAACTTATTCCCCGAACTATCTTATCGGCAAAGTAACGGTAAAAGCCAAAGCCCTGAATACTCTGACAGATTTTTTCCTTGATCTTAAAACAGCGCTTAATGTTGATTCTGTGAAATCATCGGGAGTGAATGTCTCGTTCACTCATAGCGATAATAAAATCAATATCACACTTGAAAGAAATTATTTATCCGGTGAAGAATTTGAAGTCGATGTTTTTTACCAGGGACTTCCGGTTGCAACAGGGTTCGGAAGTATAATCTATGAGATACATAATGGAACACCAGTTATGTATACACTCAGCGAGCCTTACGGAGCGAATGACTGGTGGCCCTGCAAAGATACTCCTGCTGACAAAGCTGACTCCTCCGAAGTTCTGATAACGTGTGATGAAAATTTATATGCTGTATCAAACGGAATTCTTGCTGTTATACAAACAAATCCAGATCAGACAAAAACATATCATTGGAAGAGCAGTTATCCTATCGCTCATTATTTAATTTCTTTTGCGGTGGCTGACTATCATATCTATTATAATTATTTCAATTACTCACCGACTGATTCCATGCCGGTAATTCATTACATCTTTCCCGATGCCTTTTCCGGTTTTCAATCTGAACTCGACAAGACCACACATATGCTTGAAGTATTTTCTGATCGTTTTGGATTGTACCCATTCATAAATGAAAAATACGGTCACGCTCAATTTTTAGGCGGCGGTGGAATGGAACACCAGACAGTATCTTCTATGGGTACTTTTAATGAAGGATTAGTCTCACACGAATTAGCGCACCAATGGTTCGGTGATCAGATCACCTGCAGGGACTGGCATCATATATGGCTTAACGAAGGTTTTGCTACTTACGCAACCGGGCTTTTTTATGAAGTGAAATATGGAAATCAATCATACCATGATTATATGAATGGAATTATTCCCGCTGCAAAATTTGCGCAAGGGTCGGTATATGTTCAGGATATTACAGATCCTTATTACATTTTTGATGGTTACCGGAGTTATTCGAAAGGCGCATATATTCTTCATATGCTAAGAGGTATTGTGGGTGATTCAATCTTCTTCAGCTTATTAAGAAGTTATACATCAAGCCCCAATTTAAATTATGGTACCGCAGTAACAGAAGATTTTCAGGCAGTTGCTGAGAGTGAATACGGATCATCACTTGAGTACTTTTTCCAGGAATGGATTTACGGAGAAAATTATCCAAAATATTTATTCAACTGGTATTCAGAACAAACAGGCAGCGGATATGAATTAAGATTGGCAGTCGAGCAGGAATTAAATACTTCTCCAATGTTTTTTACGATGCCCATCAAAATAAAAATTGAAAGAGCATCAGGAGATACTACAATTACAATTCTTAATGATCAGCAGTATCAGCAGTTTATTATCGGGTTAACAGAAGAACCAATTGCAGTTACTTTTGATCCGGATAACTGGATATTGAAAAATCTCACCATTACCACGAATGTTGAAGGTGAACCCGCGGACGTCAAATACCGTCTTGAACAGAATTATCCTAATCCTTTTAATCCAACGACAATAATTAACTATAGTATTGACAGAAAAAATTCAGGTGCATTTGTTACATTAAAAGTTTACGACCTGCTTGGGAACGAAATATCTGCATTAGTTGAAGAGACAAAACAATCTGGTGATTATACTGTTGAATTTATTGCATCGGATGAACTGGCTTCGGGAATTTATTTTTATAGGTTGACTACAGGTGAACATTCACACTCAAAAAAAATGTTACTGCTTAAATGA
- the bamD gene encoding outer membrane protein assembly factor BamD gives MKHIFYLLFIPLIFWGCSGSIDTTNLTPEEKLNYAIELYNDEDYEEAINEFQAIILQYPGNAVVDDAQYYLAMTRYHRGEYILGGYEFSKLIKNMTASEHIPMSQFMLSECYYLLSPNFNLDQRYTKKAIEEYQAFIDFFPTHEKVAEAESKIAELNDKLAQKEFSDALIYEKLEYYTASLMYYTNVIETYHDTRYAPMAMYNKIVLLIDRDKNSEALTEINKFLARFSDDSRAEDVQKLKTSLEGKLSASN, from the coding sequence ATGAAGCACATTTTTTATCTGTTATTTATTCCACTCATTTTCTGGGGTTGTTCCGGTTCAATCGATACAACAAATCTGACACCTGAAGAAAAACTTAATTACGCAATAGAATTATATAACGATGAAGACTACGAAGAAGCGATCAACGAGTTTCAGGCAATAATTCTGCAATATCCCGGTAACGCTGTAGTGGATGATGCGCAGTATTATCTTGCTATGACGAGGTATCATCGCGGGGAATACATACTCGGCGGTTATGAGTTCAGTAAACTGATAAAAAATATGACAGCGAGTGAGCACATACCGATGTCGCAGTTTATGTTGTCAGAATGTTATTACCTTCTGTCTCCGAATTTTAACCTGGACCAGCGATATACAAAAAAAGCGATTGAAGAATACCAGGCATTTATAGATTTCTTTCCGACACATGAAAAAGTTGCTGAAGCCGAATCAAAAATTGCTGAGTTAAATGATAAACTTGCTCAGAAGGAATTCAGTGATGCATTGATTTATGAAAAACTTGAATACTATACAGCGTCACTTATGTATTATACAAATGTTATAGAAACTTATCACGACACACGTTATGCACCGATGGCAATGTATAATAAAATTGTTCTGCTGATTGACAGGGATAAAAATTCAGAAGCACTGACCGAAATCAATAAATTTCTTGCCCGGTTTTCAGATGATTCAAGAGCAGAAGACGTTCAAAAATTGAAAACTTCACTTGAGGGAAAGCTCTCCGCATCAAATTAA
- a CDS encoding acyl-CoA thioesterase gives MTSVKKVSESVITMTELVLPHHTNQLGNLLGGQLMHWIDICAALSAAKHNQRICVTASVDRIDFHHPIKLGEAVTLTASVNRVFNSSMEIGVKVYAEAFKEGKRIHTNTAYLTFVSVDADGKPVKAIEVVPETEDENRRYDEALQRRENRLKTRIKQT, from the coding sequence ATGACAAGCGTAAAAAAAGTAAGTGAATCAGTAATAACAATGACTGAGCTGGTTTTACCTCATCATACAAACCAGTTAGGCAATTTACTTGGCGGGCAGTTAATGCACTGGATTGATATTTGTGCAGCGCTCTCCGCTGCAAAGCATAACCAGAGAATTTGTGTTACAGCATCTGTTGACAGAATAGATTTTCATCACCCGATTAAACTTGGTGAAGCTGTAACATTAACGGCATCGGTGAACAGGGTATTTAATTCTTCTATGGAAATTGGTGTTAAGGTTTACGCTGAAGCATTCAAAGAGGGAAAACGTATACACACAAATACCGCTTACCTTACATTTGTTTCTGTTGATGCAGACGGCAAACCAGTAAAAGCCATAGAAGTAGTTCCGGAAACTGAAGATGAAAACAGAAGATATGATGAAGCCCTGCAGAGAAGAGAAAACAGGCTTAAAACAAGAATTAAACAAACTTAG
- a CDS encoding VCBS repeat-containing protein codes for MKTEDMMKPCREEKTGLKQELNKLSLLLFTILLSQELNAQIPINGFCKLNSYQVKSGYTAIASLNFNNDSYTDLILFNKGTKNLSLIRGDASDNKVNELSVNSPVELNQFTSFFGKGWQSVKYGFTSRKNRQAGFINISPSGKMVTNKFMKFDSFPENISAADINNDDSPELLISGNGFNGLSILYEENGKLSEQKPDARKIFPEAIFIDLNNDGNKDIAAYDLLNNSINFYYNHGSYRFSLTRSFHSGTEVHNLKSTNINLDLYEDLIYTNGNSIVIMLGDAVSSYSEVITVKTKFIPDNFITGDFNHDGKIDIAYINKSNSLLSIIFEKGDLQFYDEIPYLKREGLQSIIPYYSKFIDGIAAITSDGELITVTNLRSLSGDLNIIPGIEPVSLNYFDYENNGIIDVSFIDRYDNKLKLITRNNYGIPDLYTDVSMNGFHEEIAVFNHNAFLKSFYCFSFNAKLIEIVKVDFKSLKKEKTSIYTPGNILDLRISRNEENEPRIYLAYEKQNQVAAGFYDFKEPRYSFTMFPGRFSDVYDLSIGAGSSVQLNYWQSDEDDIVLKSVELGQPSQNITPKMRIPFDYRVNIKSITDDILNDDKQSFFSFVETSNSVYTALKTGNNVYLKDYREIPQKMRIKDRKQLYFGEIKFQGLKKIVAYFPSEKSIKKIDFTRGGRSYIATEIIDAENINRYFIKNMNSKNYHLVYTNSSLGCITVKQLP; via the coding sequence ATGAAAACAGAAGATATGATGAAGCCCTGCAGAGAAGAGAAAACAGGCTTAAAACAAGAATTAAACAAACTTAGTCTTTTACTTTTTACAATTCTACTTTCACAGGAATTAAACGCACAGATACCCATAAATGGATTCTGTAAATTGAATTCCTACCAGGTTAAATCCGGTTATACTGCTATCGCCTCACTTAATTTCAATAACGATTCTTATACTGATCTCATACTTTTTAATAAAGGGACAAAAAATCTTTCTTTGATAAGAGGCGATGCATCTGACAATAAAGTAAATGAACTTTCAGTTAATTCTCCCGTTGAACTGAATCAGTTCACCAGTTTTTTTGGCAAAGGTTGGCAGTCAGTTAAATACGGATTCACTTCACGCAAAAACCGTCAGGCGGGATTTATTAATATTTCACCATCGGGAAAAATGGTAACTAATAAGTTTATGAAATTTGATTCGTTCCCCGAAAATATTTCCGCTGCTGATATTAATAATGATGATTCACCTGAACTCCTGATTTCCGGCAATGGTTTTAACGGGCTTTCAATCTTATACGAGGAGAATGGGAAATTATCAGAGCAAAAACCTGATGCAAGAAAAATTTTTCCTGAAGCAATCTTCATAGACCTTAACAATGACGGTAACAAGGATATTGCCGCTTATGATCTTCTGAATAATTCAATTAATTTTTACTATAACCATGGTTCTTACAGGTTTAGTTTGACAAGAAGTTTTCACAGCGGAACTGAAGTTCATAATCTTAAATCGACCAATATTAATCTTGATCTTTATGAAGATCTTATTTATACAAATGGCAACAGCATTGTAATAATGCTTGGTGATGCCGTTTCATCTTATTCCGAAGTGATCACTGTAAAGACAAAATTCATTCCTGATAATTTTATTACCGGTGATTTTAACCATGACGGAAAAATTGATATCGCTTATATCAATAAAAGCAATTCGCTTTTATCGATAATATTTGAAAAAGGTGATTTGCAGTTTTACGATGAGATACCTTATCTGAAAAGAGAAGGCTTGCAGTCAATCATTCCTTACTACAGCAAGTTTATTGATGGAATAGCGGCAATTACTTCTGATGGGGAATTGATCACCGTTACTAATTTGCGCAGTCTCTCAGGTGACTTAAACATTATCCCCGGTATTGAACCTGTATCGCTAAACTACTTTGATTATGAAAACAATGGAATTATAGATGTTAGTTTTATTGACAGGTACGACAACAAACTGAAACTTATCACCAGGAATAATTATGGAATTCCTGACTTGTACACAGATGTTTCTATGAACGGATTTCATGAAGAGATAGCAGTATTTAATCATAACGCATTCCTTAAATCATTTTATTGTTTTTCATTCAACGCAAAGCTTATTGAAATAGTTAAAGTGGATTTCAAATCGTTGAAGAAAGAGAAAACATCTATCTATACTCCCGGGAATATTCTTGATTTGCGGATCAGCAGAAATGAGGAGAATGAACCAAGAATATATTTAGCTTATGAAAAACAAAACCAGGTTGCTGCAGGTTTTTATGATTTTAAAGAACCCCGTTACTCATTCACAATGTTTCCCGGAAGGTTTTCAGATGTTTATGATCTTTCCATTGGTGCAGGCAGTTCAGTACAGTTAAATTACTGGCAGTCTGATGAAGATGATATAGTTCTGAAATCAGTTGAACTTGGGCAGCCGTCGCAAAACATAACTCCAAAGATGCGGATACCTTTCGACTACCGTGTTAATATTAAAAGTATAACTGATGATATTCTGAATGATGATAAACAGTCTTTCTTCAGTTTTGTAGAAACAAGCAACTCCGTCTATACAGCATTAAAAACAGGTAACAATGTTTATTTAAAAGACTACAGAGAAATTCCTCAGAAGATGAGGATAAAAGACCGGAAGCAATTATATTTCGGTGAGATAAAATTTCAGGGATTAAAAAAAATTGTTGCATATTTCCCGTCAGAAAAGTCAATTAAAAAAATTGACTTTACAAGGGGAGGAAGAAGTTATATTGCAACAGAAATCATCGACGCGGAAAATATCAACAGGTACTTTATAAAAAATATGAATTCAAAAAATTATCATCTTGTTTACACCAACAGTTCTTTAGGGTGCATAACAGTCAAACAACTGCCATGA
- a CDS encoding endonuclease/exonuclease/phosphatase family protein, with translation MNFLYWNIQNKDLSNLIAELVLQFDIDIIILSEVKNISKIKLLKTINADLELKFTFQNSPVNDPIILTRYKSDFEWIYDDLGICCRKFNHPLGLDFNLIVLHLGSKLYQDKDDQVLNSTRVREVIDVVEKKSGHNRTILVGDLNMNPYESGLVGADGIHAIIDKNIALKEKRTIGGKERYFFYNPMWSHFGYGKSKPLGTYYYNNSRQVNHYWHIFDQVIIRPQLIKYFDEDNLEVISETKSGSLLNNNGQPNQIKASDHLPIRLSFNLIRSENVK, from the coding sequence ATGAATTTTCTTTATTGGAATATCCAAAACAAAGACTTAAGTAATTTAATTGCTGAACTTGTTTTGCAATTCGATATTGATATAATAATTTTATCTGAAGTAAAAAACATATCAAAAATAAAATTACTTAAGACTATTAACGCAGATCTTGAATTAAAATTCACATTTCAAAATAGCCCTGTCAATGATCCGATTATATTAACTAGATATAAAAGTGATTTTGAATGGATATATGATGATTTAGGTATATGTTGCCGGAAATTTAATCATCCCTTAGGATTAGATTTTAATCTGATTGTTCTCCATTTAGGGAGCAAATTATATCAGGACAAAGACGACCAGGTTCTTAATTCAACTCGAGTTCGTGAAGTCATTGACGTAGTTGAAAAAAAATCTGGGCATAATAGAACTATATTAGTAGGGGACTTGAATATGAATCCATATGAATCAGGTTTAGTTGGCGCGGATGGAATTCACGCAATTATTGATAAAAATATCGCATTGAAAGAAAAAAGAACTATTGGAGGAAAAGAGAGATATTTTTTTTATAATCCAATGTGGAGTCATTTTGGATATGGTAAATCAAAGCCCTTAGGGACTTACTACTACAACAACAGTAGACAAGTTAACCACTATTGGCATATATTTGATCAGGTGATAATTAGACCTCAACTAATCAAGTATTTTGATGAAGATAATCTTGAAGTTATAAGTGAGACAAAGAGTGGTAGTTTGTTAAACAATAATGGACAACCAAATCAAATAAAAGCTTCGGATCATTTACCAATAAGATTGTCTTTTAATTTAATAAGGAGTGAAAATGTCAAATGA
- a CDS encoding ABC transporter ATP-binding protein, which produces MNDYFLKAESINKTFGRRLIFKDLSFHFNKPGIYGISGANGSGKSTLVKIIAGINSPSNGKIIHSIGGAEIIPEKLHNYIGFVSPYLVLYDEFSSMENLSHFASIRNISLNTERINYLFNEFKIFDRRNDLVKTYSSGMKQRLKFIFALMHTPELIILDEPTSNLDEDGKSKVYKIIVEEAKNHIVLVASNERTDLQYCSEEIILEKYKNNTE; this is translated from the coding sequence ATGAATGATTATTTTCTCAAGGCTGAATCAATAAATAAAACTTTCGGCAGAAGGTTAATCTTTAAAGACCTATCATTTCATTTTAACAAGCCTGGTATATATGGAATATCAGGTGCGAATGGTTCAGGTAAATCAACACTTGTGAAGATCATTGCCGGTATTAATTCACCATCAAATGGTAAGATAATTCACTCAATAGGCGGAGCGGAAATTATTCCTGAAAAACTTCACAACTATATCGGATTTGTTTCACCATATCTTGTTCTTTATGATGAATTCTCCTCAATGGAAAATCTCAGTCATTTTGCTTCAATACGAAATATCAGTCTGAATACTGAGCGGATAAATTATCTGTTCAATGAATTTAAAATATTCGACAGGAGAAACGACCTTGTAAAAACATACAGTTCAGGGATGAAACAAAGATTAAAATTTATTTTTGCGTTGATGCATACTCCTGAGCTTATCATACTCGATGAACCGACTTCCAACCTTGATGAAGACGGGAAAAGTAAAGTATACAAGATCATTGTTGAAGAAGCTAAAAATCATATTGTACTTGTGGCTTCAAATGAGCGGACTGATCTTCAGTATTGCAGTGAGGAGATCATTCTTGAAAAATATAAGAACAATACTGAGTAA
- a CDS encoding heme exporter protein CcmB translates to MSLRSKSYALFKKDFSSELRTRYAVNSLAMFIIVAISVILFSVGNEKISESLTGGLFWVVIFFTAMSGLSRAFVSEEERGTSLTLQLIASPSTVFTGKLLFNLILVFCMNTVIAILYSALFEAFVMKNFVLFLTSFILGNIGLAAASTTIAAIISKAGAKGTLYPVLSFPILLPLILTSVQLTLFAIDGTSFEESKFELAIVVSYDVIMLTASYMLFDFIWKD, encoded by the coding sequence ATGTCATTAAGATCAAAATCATACGCCCTGTTCAAAAAAGATTTCAGTTCGGAACTAAGAACGCGATATGCGGTCAATTCACTTGCAATGTTCATCATCGTTGCAATAAGTGTTATACTCTTTTCTGTTGGTAACGAAAAAATATCTGAAAGCCTTACTGGGGGATTGTTCTGGGTTGTGATTTTCTTTACGGCAATGTCCGGGTTGTCTCGCGCATTTGTTTCTGAAGAAGAGAGAGGAACTTCTCTTACTCTTCAGCTTATTGCTTCACCATCGACAGTGTTTACAGGTAAACTGTTGTTTAACCTCATTCTTGTTTTCTGTATGAATACTGTTATAGCGATACTTTACTCAGCATTGTTTGAAGCATTTGTTATGAAAAATTTTGTCCTGTTTCTTACCTCATTTATACTTGGGAATATAGGTCTTGCAGCAGCATCGACAACTATTGCCGCAATAATTTCTAAAGCCGGAGCGAAAGGAACATTATATCCCGTTCTTTCTTTCCCGATTTTATTGCCTTTAATTTTAACATCGGTTCAGCTTACATTATTTGCGATAGATGGCACATCCTTTGAAGAAAGTAAGTTTGAATTAGCAATAGTTGTTAGTTACGATGTTATAATGCTGACAGCTTCCTATATGCTGTTCGATTTTATCTGGAAAGATTAG
- the ccsA gene encoding cytochrome c biogenesis protein CcsA, protein MVWKIFLFLLLSFVSVAGIGFPIVEKPSAWYEFPFIPGLEENAKIIFFHVPTAWLTLIAFLMSTIYSFKYLRKKNLDDDAKSYAAAQLGIIFCILATVTGAVWAKFAWGSYWSWDPRQTSIFALLLIYGAWFALRSSIESEEKRATLSSVYSMIAFITVPFFIFIMPRIMKGLHPGSADDTNAGPVIDFKMNSNMQLIFFLSMIGFTILYFWMWKVGYKSIILRDKINKQLIRG, encoded by the coding sequence ATGGTTTGGAAAATATTTCTTTTTCTACTGTTGAGTTTTGTATCAGTCGCGGGAATAGGGTTTCCCATAGTCGAGAAACCATCTGCCTGGTATGAGTTTCCATTCATTCCCGGTTTGGAAGAAAACGCGAAAATAATTTTCTTCCATGTTCCCACAGCATGGCTGACATTGATCGCTTTTCTTATGTCAACGATTTACAGTTTCAAATACCTGCGTAAAAAAAATCTTGATGATGATGCAAAGTCTTACGCAGCGGCACAACTCGGAATTATTTTTTGTATCCTTGCAACAGTAACAGGCGCGGTCTGGGCTAAGTTTGCATGGGGTTCTTACTGGAGCTGGGATCCGCGGCAGACTAGTATATTTGCTTTGCTGCTTATTTATGGAGCCTGGTTTGCATTACGTTCATCTATTGAATCGGAAGAAAAACGGGCGACGCTTTCTTCTGTTTATTCAATGATTGCTTTTATTACGGTTCCGTTTTTTATTTTTATTATGCCCCGTATAATGAAAGGACTTCATCCCGGTTCAGCAGATGATACAAACGCAGGACCGGTTATCGATTTTAAAATGAACTCGAACATGCAATTAATATTTTTCCTTTCGATGATCGGATTTACAATTTTGTATTTCTGGATGTGGAAGGTTGGATATAAATCAATTATTCTAAGAGATAAAATTAATAAACAATTAATCAGAGGTTAA
- a CDS encoding CcmD family protein, with the protein MIIVLIVWTGIFLYMLNLDKRIKNVEKEITEKKNEK; encoded by the coding sequence ATGATAATCGTCCTTATTGTATGGACAGGAATCTTCCTGTACATGCTGAATCTTGATAAACGTATAAAAAATGTTGAAAAAGAAATAACGGAGAAGAAAAATGAAAAATAA
- a CDS encoding cytochrome c maturation protein CcmE — MKNKYIFGGAIIVLFLSLMVYLFTQSNIQYEEDFAVVKANGKTVKATGQWVKEKNYEVNKEQRTFSFYLADAKGVEMKVLYNGSIPNNFESAVSVVVTGKYENGQFHARDILTKCPSKYEEQYEEVKTTTSVM; from the coding sequence ATGAAAAATAAATATATATTCGGCGGAGCGATAATTGTGTTATTCCTCAGCCTTATGGTTTATCTTTTTACCCAGAGTAATATTCAATATGAAGAAGACTTTGCAGTTGTAAAAGCAAATGGCAAAACAGTTAAAGCTACAGGTCAATGGGTTAAAGAAAAAAATTACGAAGTAAATAAAGAACAAAGGACATTCAGTTTTTATCTGGCTGACGCAAAAGGAGTTGAGATGAAAGTTCTTTATAACGGATCAATCCCTAACAATTTTGAATCAGCGGTTTCAGTTGTAGTTACAGGTAAGTATGAAAACGGACAATTCCACGCAAGGGATATACTTACAAAGTGTCCAAGCAAGTATGAAGAGCAATATGAGGAAGTGAAAACAACAACATCAGTGATGTAA